Below is a window of Nocardia asteroides DNA.
GCCACCGGCGTGCGCCCGCAGGAACTGGAATGGCGCGAGGAAGGCGCCGAGGGCAAGCTGGATCTGTTGCTGGCGCTGGACTTCCGCATGACCAGCACCACGCTGTTCGCCGACATCGTGCTGCCCGCCGCCACCTGGTACGAGAAGCACGACCTGTCCTCCACCGACATGCACCCGTTCGTGCACGCGTTCTCCCCGGCCATCTCCCCGCCGTGGGAGGCCAAGACCGACTTCGACGCGTTCCACCGGATCGCGCGCGGGTTCTCCTGGCTGGCCGAGAAGCACCTCGGGACCCGCAAGGACATCGTCGCGGTGCCGTTGCAGCACGACTCCCCCGACGCGCTGGCCCAGGCCGGCGGCAAGGTGCTGGACTGGAAAGCCGGTGAGTGCGAGCCGATCCCGGGCAAGACCATGCCCAAGATCGTGGAGATCGAGCGCGACTACACCAAGATCGCGGAGAAGCTGGCCGCGCTGGGCCCGCTGGTCGACACCCTGGGCGTGACCACCAAGGGCATCACCACCTATCCGGACAAAGAGGTGGCCTACCTCGCGGGCAAGAACGGCACCGTGATCTCCGGCGTCGCCGCCGGGCGGCCCTCGCTGGCCAAGGACACCTTCGCCGCCGAGACCATCCTGGCGTTGTCGGGCACCACCAACGGCCGCCTCGCGGTCGAGGGTTTCCACGAGCTGGAACGGCGCACCGGCACCAAGATGGCCGATCTCGCGGCCGAGGCCGAGGGCAAGCAGATCACCTTCGCCGACACCCAGGCCCGGCCCGTCCCGGTGATCACCTCACCGGAGTGGTCGGGCAGTGAGAGCGGTGGCCGCCGGTACTCGCCGTTCACCATCAATGTCGAGCGGCTCAAGCCGTGGCACACGCTCACCGGGCGTCAGCACTTCTACCTCGACCACGACTGGATGATCGAGCTCGGCGAGCAGCTGCCGATCTTCCGGCCGCCGTTGGACATGACCGCGCTGTTCGCCGAGCCGAGCATCGGCAATGTGAGCGGCAGCGGCGTCACCGTGCGCTACCTGACCCCGCACTCGAAGTGGTCCATCCACTCCGCCTACCAGGACAACCTGCACATGCTGACGCTCTCGCGCGGCGGTCAGACGATCTGGATGTCGGACCGGGACGCGGCCAAGATCGGTGTCGCCGACAACGACTGGATCGAGGCGGTCAACCGCAACGGCATCGTCGTCGCCCGCGCGATCGTCTCGCACCGCATGCCGGAGGGCACGGTCTTCATGTACCACGCGCAGGACCGCGCCGTGGACGTGCCGCGCATCGAGGGCACCGAGCAGACCACCAAGGAATCCAAGGGCAAGCGCGGCGGTATCCACAACGCGCTCACCCGGGTGCTGATCAAGCCGTCGCACCTGATCGGCGGCTACGCCCAGCAGTCCTTCGCCCTGAACTACCACGGCCCCACCGGAAACCAGCGTGACGAGGTCACCACCATCCGCCGCCGCAACCAGAACGTGGAGTACTGACATGCGCGTAATGGCTCAGCTCGCCATGGTCATGAACCTGGACAAGTGCATCGGCTGTCACACCTGCTCGGTGACCTGCAAGCAGGCGTGGACCAACCGCGGCGGCACCGAGTACGTCTGGTTCAACAATGTGGAAACCCGTCCCGGACAGGGTTATCCGCGCCAGTACCAGGACCAGGAGAAGTGGAAGGGCGGCTGGACGCTGAACAAGCGTGGCAAGCTGTCGCTGAAGTCGGGCTCGCGGTTCAAGCGCCTGATGAACATCTTCGCCAACCCGGACCTGCCCACGGTCGAGGACTACTACGAACCGTGGAGCTACGACTACGACAACCTGCTGGCCTCCCCGCCCACCGACACCACCCCGGTCGCGCGGCCGAAGTCGCTGATCACCGGTGAGGACACCAAGGTCACCTGGGGCGCCAACTGGGACGACGACCTGGGCTCCGGTCCCGAAGCGGTCGGCAAGGACCCCTTGCTCGGCAAGCTCGAGGACAAGGTGAAACTGGAGTTCGAAGAGACCTTCATGTTCTACCTGCCGCGCATCTGCGAGCACTGCCTGAACCCCTCGTGCGCCGCGTCGTGCCCCTCGGGCGCGATCTACAAGCGCGAGGAGGACGGCATCGTCCTGGTCGACCAGGACAAGTGCCGAGGCTGGCGCCAGTGCATCACCGGCTGCCCGTACAAGAAGATCTACTTCAACCACAAGACGGGCAAAGCGGAGAAGTGCACCTTCTGCTACCCGCGCGTGGAGGTCGGCATCCCGACCGTGTGCTCGGAGACCTGCGTCGGGCGGCTGCGCTACATCGGCGTGATGCTCTACGACGCCGACGCGGTGCTCGAGGCGGCGTCGGTGACCGACGACAAGGACCTGTACCCCTCGCAGCTCGGCGTGTTCCTCAACCCGCACGACCCGCGAGTCATCGCCGAGGCCGAGAAGGCCGGCATCTCGCCGGAATGGATTCAGGCCGCGCAGGATTCGCCGGTCTACAAGCTGATCGTGGACTACCAGCTGGCGCTGCCGCTGCATCCGGAATACCGCACCATGCCGATGGTCTGGTACGTGCCGCCGCTGTCGCCGGTGGTGGA
It encodes the following:
- the narH gene encoding nitrate reductase subunit beta, translating into MAQLAMVMNLDKCIGCHTCSVTCKQAWTNRGGTEYVWFNNVETRPGQGYPRQYQDQEKWKGGWTLNKRGKLSLKSGSRFKRLMNIFANPDLPTVEDYYEPWSYDYDNLLASPPTDTTPVARPKSLITGEDTKVTWGANWDDDLGSGPEAVGKDPLLGKLEDKVKLEFEETFMFYLPRICEHCLNPSCAASCPSGAIYKREEDGIVLVDQDKCRGWRQCITGCPYKKIYFNHKTGKAEKCTFCYPRVEVGIPTVCSETCVGRLRYIGVMLYDADAVLEAASVTDDKDLYPSQLGVFLNPHDPRVIAEAEKAGISPEWIQAAQDSPVYKLIVDYQLALPLHPEYRTMPMVWYVPPLSPVVDVLSETGHDGEDAGNLFGAIDALRIPIEYLAELFTAGEIGPVRASLQRLAGMRAFMRSVNLGEEPEPGIAPSIGLEPEEIEAMYRLLAIAKYEHRYVIPSGATSRAHELDSLATGCSLDTDGGPGMTAFDQVVEKFSLADTNQAAPEDKSGRINLLNWDGRSTSGLVPTGNGNGNNGNGAGSGGGGNGAATTDATVGGVAP